A window of Deinococcus seoulensis contains these coding sequences:
- a CDS encoding tyrosine-type recombinase/integrase: MTTDELWQQFFFHLQAKRRTKATLRYYTTTRTAFGRFVEANGLPKEAAALTVQHLRAFLRKLEADGLSPGGVHAHARALRALLTWAYKEELLSTNPVKRLEMPTVGRHRLPAVSAEQAQHLLKTCRKGPQPLRDCALVLTLFDTGIRVQESVNLQLGDLLFERGLLRIHGKGNKERFVPIGARAMQALNVYLRRERRPAHAGVANVFLSRTGQPLTKSGVSIRLCKLAPDRLTDFMR; the protein is encoded by the coding sequence ATGACCACCGACGAACTCTGGCAGCAGTTTTTCTTCCACCTTCAGGCCAAGCGACGCACCAAGGCCACGCTGCGGTACTACACCACCACCCGCACCGCCTTCGGACGGTTTGTGGAGGCCAACGGTCTCCCGAAGGAGGCCGCTGCCCTGACCGTGCAGCACCTGCGGGCCTTCCTGCGGAAACTGGAAGCTGACGGCCTCTCCCCCGGGGGCGTGCACGCGCACGCTCGGGCCCTGCGTGCACTGCTGACCTGGGCATACAAGGAAGAGCTGCTCAGCACCAACCCAGTCAAGCGCCTGGAGATGCCGACCGTGGGTCGACATCGCCTCCCGGCTGTCTCCGCGGAGCAGGCCCAGCATCTGCTCAAGACGTGCCGGAAGGGGCCACAGCCGCTGCGCGACTGCGCGCTGGTTCTCACCCTCTTCGACACGGGCATCCGTGTTCAGGAGTCCGTGAACCTGCAACTGGGGGACCTCCTCTTCGAGCGCGGACTGCTGCGCATTCATGGGAAGGGGAACAAGGAACGTTTCGTCCCCATCGGGGCCAGAGCCATGCAGGCCCTCAACGTCTACCTTCGCCGCGAACGCCGCCCCGCCCATGCCGGTGTGGCCAACGTCTTCTTGAGCCGCACGGGCCAGCCCCTGACCAAGAGTGGGGTCAGTATCCGCCTCTGTAAGCTGGCCCCTGACCGCCTGACAGATTTTATGAGATGA